The region GACGCGGTATAGGTACACGCCGGGCGCGCGCCCGCCCCCCGCGGCGTTCCACACCCACGCGTCGCGGCCCGCGGCCACCTCCCCCCGGCCTACGCGCCGGCCCGCGAGGTCGTATATCTCCACCGTCGCCGGCGACTTGACGCCGACGAAGCACACGCCGCCCGCGGACGTCGCGTAGCAGTAGGGGTTCGGATAGACGGCGAAGGGGCGGGTAAACTTGGCCACCAGGGTTTCCGGCGGCGGCGGGTCGGGGAAGGTCCCGGCCACGCCCGCCAAGTGCGCCAGCGTGGCTGCGAGGTCGCGCGCGCACCGCGCGCCGAACTCGGGTTGGATTTTATCTAACGTATCTTCGGTCGTATGGTAATAAGGGTAATCGATAGAGCCGCCCGGACCTTTACTCCCCTCGCTGACACCCAAGGCCGCGTAGCCTACTTCCCAAAACGACAGGTGGTCGCTGCCGCAACCCCCGCTTTCGTATATCAAGTTATTACCGTACAGCGCCCCGACGCCGTTCAAGTAATCGAACAACCAATCGTTACCACCTGCGACGTAATCGTCCCGCGCACCGCCCTCTTCGTCGTAGGAGACCATATCGGCGTTGAGGACGGCGATTATCTTCTCGCCCTTCGCGGCGCAGTCGCTCGCGTATGCCTCGCTGCCTAAACAACCCGCTTCCTCGCCACCGAAGGCGATAAAACGGACGGTGCGTTCGAAAGACGTATTGCGGAACGCCCGGGCCGCGGCCATGACGCAGGCCGCCCCGGAACCGTTGTCCTCCGCGCCGGGTGCGTTCCATATCGAATCATATTTAGCCGTCGAATCGAAGTGGCCGCAGATTATTACGATTTCGTCAGGGACTTCGCAACCGCGGCGTTCGCCTATAACGTTCTCCGCTTCGAATTCGACGTTCTCTGTTATATCCGCGAAAGTAGCGCCGCCGTCATCGGTGCGGTAGATCTCCCGCGAAATGGCAAGTAGGCCCCGGTGCCGGCCGGGGAACGCCAAATAGTCCACTTGGCCCGCCGGAGCGCTACTCACCTCCCGCCAACTCGCGCCGCCGTTATTTGTAGCGATTAATTTACTCCCCGCAGCATAACCGTGCTTTTCGTCCGGGAACTCCAAGCACGAAAAATCGCCCTGGATACGCGGGTCGGCTGTTTCCCAAGTCACGCCATCTACCGTACGTAGTAACTCATTTGACCCATTAGTAGCCCACGCCTCCGTTGGACCCGTCGCAGCGATATCCGTAACTTCCCGGCCGGGGTTTACGGTCCTCCACGTC is a window of bacterium DNA encoding:
- a CDS encoding M20/M25/M40 family metallo-hydrolase — encoded protein: MKNIIVTAVAAVSFAAAANALPADLVVISDKEVRPDEAAGFYYLGACAGGYLYNGSSAAVGRAAPYRVLDRDAQAKDYYIVWAPEWVNVKAEAFAHLGTSVRLSENEILVGLERGLGPGALRAVEHRIELIKLAPVTPVDWRVDAEAPPTKKDRRIEAAINSITAEEYAGYILKLQNFKTRHNDSPGFDCARDYLRNFFALQNLDGSLFGFQCGWLSRLHYPDATGAMYADSTMDPIKRSRDHGATWDTISPVGVDRNVCSFWLDGGTGFVAGIRGVLVKTTNGGVTWETHAFTKTPGEYEEYRVTDIYFVTPETGWIGGQFRSGTPPTWERSFFMKTEDGGRSWVDQRPAPLFYPEFISFFDERHGWASGYGGTYYTNNGGETWRTVNPGREVTDIAATGPTEAWATNGSNELLRTVDGVTWETADPRIQGDFSCLEFPDEKHGYAAGSKLIATNNGGASWREVSSAPAGQVDYLAFPGRHRGLLAISREIYRTDDGGATFADITENVEFEAENVIGERRGCEVPDEIVIICGHFDSTAKYDSIWNAPGAEDNGSGAACVMAAARAFRNTSFERTVRFIAFGGEEAGCLGSEAYASDCAAKGEKIIAVLNADMVSYDEEGGARDDYVAGGNDWLFDYLNGVGALYGNNLIYESGGCGSDHLSFWEVGYAALGVSEGSKGPGGSIDYPYYHTTEDTLDKIQPEFGARCARDLAATLAHLAGVAGTFPDPPPPETLVAKFTRPFAVYPNPYCYATSAGGVCFVGVKSPATVEIYDLAGRRVGRGEVAAGRDAWVWNAAGGGRAPGVYLYRV